A genomic stretch from Methylorubrum extorquens includes:
- the gnl gene encoding Gluconolactonase (D-glucono-delta-lactone lactonohydrolase) (Evidence 2b : Function from indirect experimental evidences (e.g. phenotypes); Product type e : enzyme) produces MTESPSPPRCGIARRPLLGLALLGALTPRARAADDLSAVLDPSARVETLYDEGAWCEGPVWAPSLGGLIFSDVRRNRMMLIREGSRAEVFRKPSNNSNGNTVDTQGRLVTCEHRTSRVVRRETDGAITVLADRYDGGRLNAPNDVVVARDGAIWFSDPTYGIDQAEEGVPRPSEQKGRFVFRLAPDGSLAVATDRFVQPNGLAFSPDERVLYICESGTREGATGEIRAFDIADGQLSNERVFATVPKGVPDGVKVDTDGRVYAGTGDGVRIWSADGRPVGHIPTEGPCANIAFGGPDGRRLFLCAGKRVLAIETKVRGAAIDSEGSRP; encoded by the coding sequence ATGACGGAATCGCCCTCGCCCCCCCGCTGCGGCATCGCCCGCCGCCCGCTCCTCGGACTCGCCCTGCTCGGCGCGCTCACCCCCAGAGCGCGGGCCGCCGACGATCTCTCGGCGGTGCTCGACCCCTCGGCCCGCGTGGAAACGCTGTATGACGAGGGCGCGTGGTGCGAGGGACCGGTCTGGGCGCCGTCCCTCGGTGGCCTGATCTTCAGCGACGTGCGCCGCAACCGGATGATGCTGATCCGCGAGGGCAGCCGCGCGGAGGTGTTTCGCAAGCCCTCCAACAATTCGAACGGCAACACCGTCGATACTCAAGGCCGCCTCGTCACCTGCGAGCACCGCACCTCGCGCGTCGTGCGGCGGGAGACCGACGGCGCCATCACCGTGCTGGCCGACCGTTACGATGGCGGGCGGCTCAATGCGCCCAACGACGTCGTGGTGGCCCGCGACGGCGCGATCTGGTTCAGCGATCCCACCTACGGCATCGATCAGGCCGAGGAGGGTGTGCCGCGCCCGTCCGAGCAGAAGGGCCGCTTCGTCTTTCGCCTCGCCCCCGACGGGTCGCTCGCCGTCGCCACGGACCGGTTCGTGCAGCCCAACGGGCTCGCCTTCTCGCCCGACGAGCGCGTCCTCTACATCTGCGAATCGGGCACCCGCGAAGGGGCGACGGGCGAGATCCGCGCCTTCGACATCGCGGACGGGCAGCTGTCGAACGAGCGCGTCTTCGCCACCGTCCCGAAGGGCGTGCCGGACGGCGTGAAGGTCGATACCGACGGACGGGTCTATGCCGGCACGGGTGACGGCGTGCGGATCTGGTCGGCCGACGGCCGCCCGGTCGGACACATCCCGACCGAGGGCCCCTGCGCCAACATCGCTTTCGGCGGGCCGGACGGGCGGCGGCTTTTCCTCTGCGCCGGGAAGCGTGTGCTCGCCATCGAGACCAAGGTGCGTGGCGCCGCGATCGACTCAGAGGGAAGCCGCCCATGA
- a CDS encoding conserved exported protein of unknown function (Evidence 4 : Unknown function but conserved in other organisms), which translates to MTIRLARRTLLAGTAALAAARTMATRPAQAEAATAPVGALERVVAAQAPTTPTGLTLSADGRMFLFMPRFDEQTVFTAGEVFPDGQVVPYPSKAANRPDPARPAETLFHVPNGVFDASSRLWLLDAGLMASSGEPVPGAAKLVCIDPATNAILRTIPLQSVVTKTSSLNDLRVDVRPGREAAYITDQGQTGAGAVIAVDLASGRAVRRLADHASTQSVPGILKVVEGRVLLKREADGTTSPIKGGANGIALSPDGARLYYTPLMSRRLYAVETAALLDAGKDDAAVAETVTDLGEKGLTGGLAADSRDRIYLSLQEFNGIGRRDPDGRVEVIATDPRLIWPDTFWITADGWLYLSSAQANRRPEHNGGVDRQEPPYAIFRMRIDAGPA; encoded by the coding sequence ATGACGATCCGCCTCGCACGCCGCACACTTCTTGCCGGCACCGCGGCATTGGCCGCCGCACGGACGATGGCGACGCGGCCGGCCCAAGCCGAAGCGGCCACCGCGCCGGTCGGCGCCCTCGAACGCGTCGTCGCCGCGCAGGCGCCGACGACGCCGACCGGGCTGACCCTGTCCGCCGACGGCCGGATGTTCTTGTTCATGCCCCGCTTCGACGAGCAGACGGTGTTTACCGCGGGCGAGGTGTTTCCGGACGGGCAGGTCGTGCCTTATCCCAGCAAGGCGGCGAACCGGCCCGATCCGGCGCGCCCGGCCGAGACGCTGTTCCACGTCCCCAACGGCGTGTTCGATGCATCGAGCCGCCTCTGGCTGCTCGATGCCGGGCTGATGGCCTCGTCGGGCGAGCCGGTGCCGGGCGCGGCCAAGCTCGTCTGTATCGATCCGGCGACGAACGCGATCCTGCGCACGATCCCGCTGCAATCGGTCGTGACCAAGACCTCCTCGCTCAACGACCTGCGGGTCGATGTGAGGCCGGGACGCGAGGCGGCCTACATCACCGACCAGGGCCAGACCGGCGCGGGCGCGGTGATCGCCGTCGATCTCGCGAGCGGCCGCGCGGTGCGGCGGCTCGCCGACCATGCCAGCACGCAATCGGTGCCCGGCATCCTCAAGGTCGTCGAGGGCCGCGTGCTGCTGAAGCGCGAGGCCGACGGTACGACGAGCCCGATCAAGGGCGGCGCCAACGGCATCGCGCTGAGCCCGGATGGCGCACGCCTGTACTACACGCCGCTGATGAGCCGGCGCCTCTACGCGGTCGAGACCGCCGCCTTACTCGATGCGGGAAAGGACGACGCGGCGGTCGCGGAAACGGTGACGGATCTCGGCGAGAAGGGCCTGACCGGCGGGCTCGCCGCCGATTCGCGCGACCGGATTTATCTCAGTCTGCAGGAATTCAACGGCATCGGTCGGCGCGATCCGGACGGGCGAGTCGAGGTCATCGCCACCGATCCGCGCCTGATCTGGCCGGACACGTTCTGGATCACGGCGGACGGCTGGCTCTACCTGTCATCCGCTCAGGCCAACCGCCGCCCCGAACACAACGGCGGCGTCGACCGGCAGGAGCCGCCCTACGCGATCTTTCGTATGCGGATCGATGCCGGGCCGGCGTGA